Below is a window of Bacillota bacterium DNA.
TCTATTGTTTTTCACCTCTAGTAAACCAGCCACCACAAGTAAATTAAGAAGAGGGCTAAGTTTATCTTCTTGAACATCTAAAGCAACTGCAAGGGTTCTCGCTTCCATGGGGCCGTCTTTGAGAGGCGTAAAGACATCAAGTTGCATTCCTGCCAACATGGAAAATGCAGGAAAAACAGCATGAACATTACGCATTATGTTTGATGGCCTTAAAGTCTCACCAAATGAGAAATTGTTTTCGGTGTGCTTTTTTTCCATTGTTTTCTCCTTTGGTCTAGTATTCTTCTATAGATTCGTCCAGAACATAAGCTGTATAGTGACGATTTATGCAAAAAATTATTATAAAAAAAAGAAGGGTAAACCATTCATGGAATATTGTCAATACCATGAAGTCTACCCTTCTTATTGGTGCACCTTTTTACCTAGTCTTTTCTACTTCAGTCCGGTTTTCTTTTCCATTATCGCCTGCACTTTTAAGGGCAGCCCGAAAAGATTGATAAATCCTTCGGCATCGGCCTGGCTGTAGACCTCATCTTCGTTAAAGGTGGCCAGCTCTTCGTCGTACAGGGAATATGGCGATGTCACCCCGGCGGGTGTGCAGTTGCCCTTGTAGAGCTTCATGCGTACCGTGCCGGTAACAGTGCGCTGGGTTTTATCCACGAAGGCGTCCATGGCCTCGCGCAGGGGCGAGAACCATACACCGTCATATACCAGCTCTGCATAACGGGTGGACAGCTGTTCTTTAAAGTGCAGTGTATTACGGTCCAGGGTCAAGAGTTCCAGTTCCCGGTGAGCAAGATACAGTATGGTGCCGCCGGGAGTTTCATATACGCCCCTGGATTTCATGCCCACCAGGCGATTTTCCACCATATCCACTACGCCCACGCCGTTGGCCCCGCCAAGAGCGTTCAATTTTTCCAGTAGCGTCACAGGGTCTATTTCCTCGCCGTTAAGGCGGCGGGGGACTCCCTGTTCGAAGGACAGTTCTACATAGGTGGGTACATCAGGTGCCTTTTCCGGGGAAACCGTCAGTAGCAACACATCCTCCGGCGGCTCCTTGCCGGGATCTTCCAGGTCCCCGCCCTCGTGGCTTAGGTGCCACAGGTTGCGATCCATGCTGTAAGGACGGTCCTTGGTTACCGGTACCGGGATGCCCCTTTCCTGGGCATAATCTATGGCATCATCCCTGGAGCGAATATCCCACTCCCGCCAGGGAGCAACAATTTTCAGTTCCGGCGCCAGGGCTTTCACACCCAGCTCAAAGCGTACCTGGTCATTACCCTTGCCGGTGGCACCGTGGGCTATGGCCTCTGCACCTTCCTTGGCAGCTATTTCAACCAACTTCTTGGCAATTAAGGGTCTGGCCATGGAAGTGCCTAAAAGGTACTTACCCTCGTAAACAGCCCCGGCCTTTAAGGTGGGGAATATGTATTCTTCCACGAATTCGCGGCGCACATCTTCTATATATATCTTTTGCGCGCCGCTGTTTACGGCCTTTTCCTCCAGGGGCTCCAGTTCCTCCCCCTGGCCCAGGTCCGCGGCCATGGCAATAACCTCATAGCCGTATTTTTCCTTTAACCAGGGTATGATGATGGATGTATCCAGGCCTCCGGAATAGGCCAATACCACTTTTTTCACTTTAACCGCTCCTTTGCCACATTAATTTCCATTATTTAGGTGTAACGATTTTAATTAATGGCCCATTAACAGTGCCAGAACTGCTTTTTGTGCATGCAGCCGGTTTTCTGCCTCATCCAAAACCACGGCATGAGGCCCGTCAATTATTTCCGCTGAAACTTCCTCGCCCCGGTGGGCCGGCAGGCAGTGCATAAAGATATAATCAGGTTTGGCCCGTTTGATCAGGTCAGTGTTTACCTGGTAAGGGGCAAAGGTTTGAAGACGCTCCTTTTGTTCAGCTTCCTGCCCCATACTGGCCCAGACATCGGTTACCACCACGTCTGCATCCTGCACGGCCTCCAGCGGACTCAACAATATGGCCACGCTGCCACCGGTTTCAGATGCCATACTGCTTGCATCTTCCACTATGTGCGGTGCCGGCAGGTAATTTTGCGGCGAAGCAACGCTGATATGCATACCCATTTTGGCACAGCCGTATAACAAAGAATGACAGACGTTATTACCGTCTCCCAGGTAGGTAAGTTTCAGTCCCTTTAATTCTCCCTTATGCTCCCGCACTGTCTGCAGGTCAGCCAAAATTTGGCACGGGTGCAAAAGGTCAGTAAGACCATTGATAACCGGGATGTCAGCACTTTGCGCCAGTTCTTCCACATCCTTCTGGGCAAAGGTGCGAATCATGAGACCGTCCAGATAGCGGCTTAAAACCTTGCCGGTATCAGAAATGGTTTCCCCGCGTCCTAACTGCAGGTCAGCGGCACTGAGATGAAGCCCGTGCCCCCCCAATTGAAACATGGCTACTTCAAAGCTCACCCGGGTACGTGTTGATGGTTTCTGGAAAATCATACCCAATGTTTTTCCCTGCAGCAGCGATGATTGATTGCCTTCCTTGTGGGATGATTTTAGTTCATCCGCCAAATTTAATATCTGATTTATTTCTTCCGGAGTATAATCTTTCAGGGACAGTAAATCCCGTCCTTTTAAATTGCCTTGTAATAACGGCATAATTTCACCCTTTCAAAAAGGGGACAGTCCCCCTTTTTTATTCTTTACTCAAAACGCCGTCCAGTATTTCCACCGCGCGGTCTATTTGGGCACGTTCTACGTTGAGGGGGGGGATAAAGCGCAAGGTGTTACCGTTTACACAATTAATGAGCAAACCCTTTTCCTGGCATTTAGAAACAATGCCCGTGCCCTCAATGGTCAACTCCATCCCCAGCAGGAAGCCCATTCCCCTTACTTCTTTGACGAAATTGTACTTACCGGCTAGCACATCAAGCCATTTCTTAAAGTAAAGGCCGGCAGCATTTACCTTGGCCATGAATCCTTCTTCCAGCATGGTCTCCATCACTGCCACACCGGCAGCACAGGCCAGTGGATTGCCCCCGAAGGTGGATGCGTGATCCCCGGGCTGAAATGCTTGGGCCACTTCATCTTGGGCTAGCATAGCACCAATGGGAAAGCCTCCACCCAAAGCCTTGGCCAGGGTAATAATGTGCGGCTCCACGCCATATTGTTGGTAGGCGAATAACTTACCGGTACGGCCCAGCCCGCACTGCACCTCATCAAAAATGAGCAGCAGCCCCTTTTGGTCACATATTTCTTTTACACCTTCCAGGTAGGATTGATGAGCTGCATTTACTCCGCCCTCTCCCTGCACAGGCTCCAGCATTACGGCACAGGTATGGGGACCTATAGCCTCTTCCAGCGCGGCCAGGTCATTGAAGGGCACATATTTAAATCCCTCGGGCAGTGGTTCAAACCCCTGTTGGAATTTTGCCTGCCCCGTAGCTGTAATGGTAGCCAGGGTACGACCGTGGAATGACTTAAGCGCGGTTATTATTTCGAACTTATCCTGACCCCTTTTAAACTTGGCATATTTGCGCGCCAGCTTGATGGCCGCCTCATTGGCCTCGGCACCGCTGTTACAGAAAAAGGCCTTGCCACAGCAAGAGTTTTCCACTAAAAGGCGTGCCAGGTGAGCTTGGGGTTCAATATGATAAAGGTTACTTACATGCATCAGGGTACGCGCCTGCTCAGTGACAGCATCCACCACGGCAGGATGGCAGTGCCCCAGAGAATCTACCGCCAGGCCCCCCACAAAATCCAGGTATTCATTACCCTCGGCATCCCACACCCGCGAACCTTGCCCTTTTACCAGGGCCAGCGGCAGGCGGCCGTATGTTTTCATTATATATTTTTCCGTTAATTCCATTATTTCTTGGGTACTCACCAAAAACCCTCCTCCAAAAACCAATATGCTATTCTACCATGGTAC
It encodes the following:
- a CDS encoding argininosuccinate synthase — protein: MKKVVLAYSGGLDTSIIIPWLKEKYGYEVIAMAADLGQGEELEPLEEKAVNSGAQKIYIEDVRREFVEEYIFPTLKAGAVYEGKYLLGTSMARPLIAKKLVEIAAKEGAEAIAHGATGKGNDQVRFELGVKALAPELKIVAPWREWDIRSRDDAIDYAQERGIPVPVTKDRPYSMDRNLWHLSHEGGDLEDPGKEPPEDVLLLTVSPEKAPDVPTYVELSFEQGVPRRLNGEEIDPVTLLEKLNALGGANGVGVVDMVENRLVGMKSRGVYETPGGTILYLAHRELELLTLDRNTLHFKEQLSTRYAELVYDGVWFSPLREAMDAFVDKTQRTVTGTVRMKLYKGNCTPAGVTSPYSLYDEELATFNEDEVYSQADAEGFINLFGLPLKVQAIMEKKTGLK
- the argF gene encoding ornithine carbamoyltransferase; the encoded protein is MPLLQGNLKGRDLLSLKDYTPEEINQILNLADELKSSHKEGNQSSLLQGKTLGMIFQKPSTRTRVSFEVAMFQLGGHGLHLSAADLQLGRGETISDTGKVLSRYLDGLMIRTFAQKDVEELAQSADIPVINGLTDLLHPCQILADLQTVREHKGELKGLKLTYLGDGNNVCHSLLYGCAKMGMHISVASPQNYLPAPHIVEDASSMASETGGSVAILLSPLEAVQDADVVVTDVWASMGQEAEQKERLQTFAPYQVNTDLIKRAKPDYIFMHCLPAHRGEEVSAEIIDGPHAVVLDEAENRLHAQKAVLALLMGH
- a CDS encoding acetylornithine transaminase; amino-acid sequence: MSTQEIMELTEKYIMKTYGRLPLALVKGQGSRVWDAEGNEYLDFVGGLAVDSLGHCHPAVVDAVTEQARTLMHVSNLYHIEPQAHLARLLVENSCCGKAFFCNSGAEANEAAIKLARKYAKFKRGQDKFEIITALKSFHGRTLATITATGQAKFQQGFEPLPEGFKYVPFNDLAALEEAIGPHTCAVMLEPVQGEGGVNAAHQSYLEGVKEICDQKGLLLIFDEVQCGLGRTGKLFAYQQYGVEPHIITLAKALGGGFPIGAMLAQDEVAQAFQPGDHASTFGGNPLACAAGVAVMETMLEEGFMAKVNAAGLYFKKWLDVLAGKYNFVKEVRGMGFLLGMELTIEGTGIVSKCQEKGLLINCVNGNTLRFIPPLNVERAQIDRAVEILDGVLSKE